Genomic segment of Aptenodytes patagonicus chromosome 17, bAptPat1.pri.cur, whole genome shotgun sequence:
aagggaggtgtgggggggggcagagggctggggcaggagggagcgtGGTGCAGAGGGGAGGTACAGACAGGAGGGGGCAGCACCAGGACACAGCACAGCCCCCCAGTTTGGGGACGCCCCCtgggcaggctgcctgctggggAAAGGGATGGGAACCTAACAGGAGGCGGGGAGGAGGGCAGCACTTTGGGGGAGCTTGGGGTTACAGTTGCGGGGCTGCCCCCCTTCCgagacctccagcccagctgctgcacaAACAGGGGCTGATGCAGAAGGGCAACCTGGGGCGGGGAAAGGGTACAAGCCGCTGTGGGGTTCCCAGACCCGAGCCCCATCCCTCCTCACCTACCTGCATGAGGATTTTGCCCAGTGATACAAAAGGCGTGctcagctctgctatgaagatgCAGCCCACGAAGAAgtcccccagctctcccctgaAGTGCTGCAAATAAAGCCAGCAGTGAGCATGGGACCCTCCTGGAGAGGTGGCTGGGAGCTAACACCAAGCATCTCCAGGGGGTCACGGGCTCCTGACCGGCAGAGATGCTTTGCCAGACACAGCCTCGATTACAAGCCCTTGCAGCCACGTGGGGCTCCTCGCGGGCTGGGTTTCACAGCGGCCGTGCCCAGCCCTTACCTGGGTGACGGGGGTGAGCACGACGAGGATGAAGAGGTGGTGGGTGACCATCAGCCGCTCCTGCAGGAGGAAGCTCCGCACGCTGGCCAGCGAGTGCTTCTTCTCCGTGACTCCCCTGTCCCGGCTCTTGTGCCAGTGGGAGAGGTACATGACGTAAATGTCGTAAGTCATGTAGGGAACGAGGACCCAGATGTACTCTACGGCCAGCCAGTGCCTAGGGGAGGAgcagcacacacagaggcatCGCAACGGCTGCGAGCACCTCGCGATGCTCTAAAAGGTGGAAGAGAGTCTTTAGGTCTGAAACGGAAGCAGCAGATTTTGAAGCTGACGGTAAGCTGAGAGGTGTCGAAATTTAACTTGATTTGGCTCAGCAGAGAAAAGGTACCTGGTACGCGTGGAGGACGCCTCCTCGGCACTGCCCCCACTTTGTGCTTGGCCGTGCCAGGCACTGAGCTCGGCCCAGCCGAGCACAAACACGGCGCTAACGGGAGGATCTTGATTAGCCCCACAGCCAGGTGTTTGCCGTGCGGGCCGGGGGCATAGCACCGCTCGGGATCCAGCACTAATCTGACACCTTTGCAGCAGGTAATCTTCTCCCCTGAGCCACCCAGAGCTGATGTTTGGTAGGAGAAAAGCTCCAAGACTGTGTCCTTTCTGCCTGCCACGCTGCTTCAGCTGGCTGCCTAATCTGGGGAGCGTTTGGAAAGCACCCAGAGACCTCAGATTTAATTAGAGATGCCTGGCCTGGACTTTGGAGAGTGAAGTGCAAAATATCTAATATAGGCAATAAACCCCTGCAAGATGTTTGTCTGTTGGGAAATaattgcaggcagctgcctgttcCCAAAGCATGTCAGAATCCTGGTTGCACAATCCGGGCAGCAGcaagccctgctctgcagggagacCGGGCTTATTAAAAAGTCCTGAGTGAAATCAcaccgattaaaaaaaaaaaaccaacaaaaacacaccaccaaaacaaaaccaaaaaaaccaccaccctacACCGCTGCTTAAAGAAACGTAGCTTGGGGCCCAAATAAATCTGCTAGTGTTCTCCTGCCGTCTCAGGAAAAACGTCGTTGCCTGTGTTCCTATTTTGGATAGAAAGATGTAAGTGATGTAAAACAGGGAGGGGAAGTGACCAGCTATTGTGTTTGCAAAACTTGCCCAGGACTTTGGAGGGCAATTACAGTGCCAGCAATGTAATGATTGTCTGCCTATGTAAATAAATTGGCAAATTTTACTGCAACCTTTGTGATGCTTCCTGGCTCTGTCTTGCTGTCATTCTCCGAGACCTTCCCTGCTGAGCACTGGGCTGCATttcctccagattcaaagaaAATCTAGGTCTCTGACGACAAAGCGTTCACGCGGAGCCGCTGGCGTTGAGAGCACCCGGGGCAAGCACACGGCTCCAGGGAGAAGGAGGGCTGCCGACAGCGCCTTCCGTCTGGGGGGGTCTGGGATTTATCACCTGACCTATCTATACagcaggtattttattttagagCAAAAAGGGTAACTCATTAGACTGCCCGGGTTAAGCTGAACTGGGCGATTTGGCTAGATCTCACTATCTAGAGCAAGGTAGGACATTTCACATCTGTGTGCTAAAGACAGGTCTGCAATGACCGAGAGGGCAGCTCTCCCTAAAAATCACCCTAAAATCTGGTGGATGGTCGAATTCCAGCTCAGCATAATTATATTCTTCCCTCCTGCAATTTTCTCTGCTATTCTGGATAATAGCTCTGTTTTTAAGTCTTGTGACCCAGATTGCGCTATCACTCCTGCCAAGAGCTACTTCTGGGGCAGTTTGTCTCAGAGCATTGAGGACAAGGCGATGTGATTTTCCTTCAGAGCAAACTCCATATTGATTTTCTCATTTCTGGACTCCTTCAGCATCCATTTGGCATGGAAAAGGTGATGCACCTCTAAAATCAGTTCTCACTAGGTCTGCTTGACTCGTTAGCAACCGCGAATTTCAGCTTCCAGCGAGGGGACTCCCTCACCCCTTTAGAAGAGatgatgtctttatttttttgctcatCTATGGGCCCATGTTACAGCCCATCCTCAGGAGGAGACCCTCCGCGCCGGCAGAGCAGCCCCAGGTCTGAGCGCCCTGAACAAGCCGGTGCCTTTCAGGGCGTGTACGGCCAGCACTTTGCCCAACCCTTCacccaaagcagagggaagaggaaCATGAAACTGGTTTTCCTCTCCACTTTGTACGTGCAAGCCTTTGGCATAAAATACTCCAGCTGCGAGCTGGCCGGGCACAGCCTCCACGTGCTCCTCGCGGGGCAGCGAGGCTCTCGGACGGGATTACCTGTCGTACACCACGTCCTTGCAGTTAAGGACAACCGTGATCCCCGACACCGTTGCCATCGTGGCTTGGACCGTTGACACCAACCTGAACCCGAGAGAGAGGAAACGGGTCACCCCAAATGTCGCCCCAGGAGGGCCGAGGAGCTGGGGTGGCGGCCTCGGCGCTGTTGCACCAGGAGAGCTGTTAGCACTTAGACGCCTACTCCGTGCACAGCCCTAAAGCCTTGTCACGGCGAGGAGGAGCTCTGCCCCCGCGCCCGGGCGGCGTGGGACGTGGCCGGGGTGGCCGTGCCAGGCGCTGCCACCCGGGGACACGGCCAGGGTTTGTTTCCAGGTCTCGTCCCTTCCGCCCCCGTGGATCAGCGGTAACCCCGCCCGCTTCCCCGCGGGCAGAGGGAGAGATGCACCGGAGCATCCCCGCTCCGCGAACGGGTACCGGccacagcgggggggggggggaggtacgGCCGGGCAGGGCCGCCCACGCTtggggggctgcgccttgccgcCGGGCCCTGCTCCCCTCGCGGGGTCTGGGCTCGGGACTGCCGGGGGTCCGGCCCCGCGGAGCGCCGCGGGTCGGGGCACCCGCCGAGTGCAGGCTCCCGGCCGCCGGGACTCGGTGCTCTTGGCCCGTCCGGATCGCTCCGGCTCCCGGTctcggtcccggtcccggtcccggtcccggtcggTCCGCCGCGATGGGTACCGGTGGCGGCCCGCCGCGGTCCGGGTCGCTTCCCGCCGACCCCGCCCGTACCTGCCGCTGAGGAGGATGCGGTCCTTGAGGCTCCATCCCGGAGCGGCCCAGCGCAGCAACCGGATGCAGAGGGCGAAGAGCCCCGGGAAGAAGGCGGAGGCGAGGGCCAGCGTCCGCCACATGGGGACGACCGCCGCCGcgctgcctcccgccgccgcttGTCAACAGCAGGCCGGGAGGCGGGAGGgtccggctcggctcggctcggcacggctcggttcggcacggcacggctcggctcggttcggcacggctcggctcggcacggacCGGCCCCGccgcacccgccgccgccgggacgcgccccgcaccgccgggcggcaggccccgcccccgcccggtgGAACCCCCGCCCCCGAGAGACCACGCCCCTGTCaagccccgcccccgccccgcccccgcccccagAGCCGGCGCGGTGAAGGGGGGGGTGTGTCCTCTCGCATCCCGGCGTGCCGCGCGGCCCGGAAGCGGCGGGCCGCCATGGAGGAGGACGAGCCGGAGCTGGCGGCCGGGCTGGAGGCGGCGCTGGAGCTGGCGCCCGCCGTGCAGGCCGCCATCGAGCAGGTGCGCCGGGGCGGcctgccgcggggccgggcgggggccggctgGGCGCCGGGGCGGGGCAAGACAAGGCCCTTCTGGTGAGGGGCCGGCTGTGGGCGCGGCCCGGTGCCCGCTCTGTGAGGgccccggggggaggggggggctctgccgggcgcggggccggcggtgTACCCCAGCGAGCTCCGGGCCTTCCGCCGCTGGGCCCCGGCaagccccaggccggctgtgctCGGAGGCGGACGCGGCCCGGGTGCCAGGCGTGGGGGGAGAGCCCCTCGGCCCCCGGGGCGGGCTCTGCCGGTGTCCTGGGGCTGCGCCGGCCGCCGCCTCGGGTCCCCCGGGTCACgttagtggggggggggggggagttgtcGCCTTCCGCCGCAGCGCGAGGGTTGGTCCTGCGGTTGGCCGCAGCTGAGCACGTCTCATCTCATCGCTTCCCCATCACCGACGAGCGCGGGGCATTGCTGTTCTGCGGCGGGGCATGCCTGTTCTCTGCCTTCTGACAGAATACTCGTTACTTCGTATGGAAGGATCTTAATGGAGTCTGAGACTCGCTTGAAGTCAAGACAATCTAAATGTCTTGGCTTGACCTTTGCGATCAATATTACGTTCCAGTCCAAGTCCTTCAATGTTCCGCGAAACCCTTTGTGGCACTTGGAGCCCAGCAAAAGCCCGTGAGAACCCGGGCTGAAATCACGCGTCCGTCCGAGCTTGTGACTGAGCTTGCGCTGACTTCAGCCAACCCTTCTGTCTGAAAAGCTCTTTCTTGTAGTAGAAGTCTGTGGACAGCAACAGGAGCCGTCTCTCAAAGTATCACTCAAAAAAGTTTTCTCGCTTTCTTGAACGTTGAGGCTCGTGGATCGCTTTTGGTGGCTCTCCTCAAAGAATTAGGGCAGACCTGAGGTGGCTGGCACAGCATCTCAAGTGAGCCCAGCACCAGGAGGTGAGGAAGGTAGCACGGTTTCTCCGTGGGTGCTGTGCCAGCTTTGGAATATTATTGCTCCAAAGAAAGAGACACCCTACATACTCTATCTTTGCATGGGGTTGGCACACCTGGCAGTAAACCGTTGAGTAATTTTTGCTGAAACCTTGAGAATTGCTAAATTAAACACCAGCTTCTAAAGGAAACCTGGAACTTGTCCAGAAGAAGAATCCTCTGCACTTTATAGAGCCTGTCCGTTTGAAAGCCAGAGAAGCCTGGTGTGATTTCTAACATTGTACAACCAAAGAAAGTTACCTGATGACAGCTTCATCAAGCACAAAATGTCTCTTCAAGGTAAAACACGTCTTGTAGAGACAGTCTTGACTTGAGCTTTCGAGCAATGGAGAATCCACCGTATCCCTGGCCGAGTTATTTTAACAGCTAGTGAGGCTGTAGGCAGATATTCACATCTGGGGCAAGGGGAGATGTTGAGGATGACACTGCCTCCTGCCTT
This window contains:
- the TLCD3A gene encoding TLC domain-containing protein 3A; the protein is MWRTLALASAFFPGLFALCIRLLRWAAPGWSLKDRILLSGRLVSTVQATMATVSGITVVLNCKDVVYDRHWLAVEYIWVLVPYMTYDIYVMYLSHWHKSRDRGVTEKKHSLASVRSFLLQERLMVTHHLFILVVLTPVTQHFRGELGDFFVGCIFIAELSTPFVSLGKILMQLKMQDTLLHKVNGILILVTFFLCRILLFPFMYAAYARQVGIPIYMVPFRIPLHCNIANASLIAPQLYWFRLICRKAARLYGSSPADKNR